In a single window of the Methanofollis ethanolicus genome:
- a CDS encoding ATP-binding protein, whose product MTEKSDVRRAAGALERRPRPGAAGLRVVIAGKGGVGKTTIAALLARVLAAEGGRVLAVDADPQENLACALGWPPGERIVPLAENANYIEEKVGARPGRWGGLLTLNPDTGDAVDRFGVRFSDGLSLLVMGTVGRAGSGCLCPENALLQGLVRSVALGEEDVVVMDTQAGVEHFGRALADGFSDAVVVADPSYNAVSVALHAAALAADLGIPAVHLVVNRVRDDADRGRAGDLIGDTGRFASVTWLPYDRAVVRTEPDVTPLLDQDSPFCTGVRVLARLLSGPAP is encoded by the coding sequence ATGACGGAAAAGTCAGACGTCAGGAGGGCGGCCGGTGCCCTGGAGAGAAGGCCGCGGCCCGGTGCCGCGGGGCTGCGAGTGGTGATCGCCGGGAAGGGCGGCGTGGGCAAGACCACGATCGCCGCCCTGCTCGCCCGCGTCCTCGCCGCGGAGGGGGGCCGGGTCCTCGCCGTGGACGCCGACCCGCAGGAGAACCTCGCCTGCGCCCTCGGCTGGCCTCCGGGGGAACGGATCGTTCCGCTTGCGGAGAACGCCAACTACATTGAGGAGAAGGTCGGGGCGCGGCCCGGCAGGTGGGGCGGGCTCCTCACCCTCAACCCTGATACCGGGGACGCCGTCGACCGTTTCGGGGTCAGGTTCTCTGACGGCCTCTCCCTCCTGGTGATGGGGACGGTCGGCCGCGCCGGGAGCGGGTGCCTCTGCCCGGAGAACGCCCTGCTGCAGGGGCTGGTCAGGTCGGTGGCGCTTGGCGAGGAGGATGTGGTGGTCATGGACACGCAGGCCGGGGTGGAGCACTTTGGTCGCGCCCTTGCCGACGGTTTTTCCGACGCGGTCGTGGTCGCTGACCCCTCATACAATGCCGTCTCTGTCGCCCTGCACGCCGCGGCCCTCGCCGCCGACCTCGGGATCCCGGCCGTCCACCTGGTCGTAAACCGCGTCCGGGACGATGCCGACAGGGGCCGCGCCGGGGATCTGATCGGCGACACCGGCCGGTTCGCCTCGGTCACCTGGCTCCCGTACGACCGGGCCGTCGTCAGGACCGAGCCCGACGTCACCCCCCTCCTTGACCAGGACTCGCCTTTCTGTACCGGGGTGCGTGTTCTCGCCCGTCTCCTTTCGGGCCCGGCGCCGTGA
- a CDS encoding protease inhibitor I42 family protein encodes MKFQVAIGLLVLAVCIAGCTGAPDTVRVGEEENGSTVTVGQGGRVIVTLPYDTIDRYEWRTDLSSGLVVTDEQTAPGTQEWTVEPLTTGTFTFRALWVKVGAPDAAAEKTFTVTIRAE; translated from the coding sequence ATGAAGTTTCAGGTCGCCATCGGCCTCCTTGTCCTCGCCGTCTGTATTGCGGGCTGCACCGGCGCCCCCGATACGGTCAGGGTCGGGGAGGAGGAGAACGGGAGCACGGTCACGGTCGGCCAGGGAGGGCGGGTGATCGTCACCCTCCCGTACGACACCATCGACAGGTACGAGTGGAGGACAGACCTCAGCAGCGGCCTCGTCGTCACCGACGAGCAGACGGCACCGGGGACACAGGAATGGACCGTGGAGCCGCTCACAACCGGCACTTTCACCTTCAGGGCCCTGTGGGTGAAGGTCGGGGCACCGGACGCCGCGGCCGAAAAGACCTTCACCGTGACGATACGGGCGGAATGA
- the cooS gene encoding anaerobic carbon-monoxide dehydrogenase catalytic subunit, protein MEEKRGTYVRERIACTILERAKLSLMNPALIEAKVEERTIDETAKPLIKLALEEGVETVWDRYELQQPPCRYCASGLSCNRCAMGPCRIIPEHQRLRGVCGADGDLVVARNLLDMIATGAAAHSDHGREIVETLYKAARGEAEGYVISDPAKLRRIAEEYGIDTGERGDAAVAGDVALAMLEEFGTVKNAIQFVQRAPPQTLECWEAAGITPRSVDREIVEAMHRVQMGVGADYATVLLQGLRASLGDGWGGSLMATETSDILFGTPAVNTSKVNLAVLKDDQVNIALHGHNPVLSEMIVRAAREPEMLALAEEAGSEGINLVGLCCTGNELLMRKGIPQAGNHLNQELIIATGALEVMIVDYQCIFPSLPRTASCFHTHIVSTSPKSKVPGSLYYPFYPESALETAREIVGLAVANFPNREPGKVLIPGEPVEAMTGFSVEAIGHLFGGFKPVIDAIAEGSILGAAGVVGCNNPKVRQDEGHVTLTKELIRRGILVVETGCAAIASGKAGLLRPEAASLAAPGLANVCRTFGIPPVLHMGSCVDCSRILVLAAGLARELGVGIHQLPIAGAAPEWYSQKAVSIASYFVASGVFTVLGVMPKITGSGNVVDLLTRGLNDLVHASFAVEPDPVRAADLIEAHIRERRSGLGI, encoded by the coding sequence ATGGAGGAGAAGAGAGGAACGTATGTCAGGGAGAGAATCGCCTGCACGATTCTGGAACGGGCGAAACTCTCCCTGATGAACCCGGCACTGATCGAGGCGAAGGTGGAGGAGCGGACGATCGACGAGACGGCGAAACCGCTCATCAAACTCGCCCTCGAAGAAGGGGTCGAGACGGTCTGGGACCGCTATGAACTGCAGCAGCCGCCGTGCCGGTACTGCGCCTCCGGGCTCTCGTGCAACCGGTGCGCCATGGGGCCGTGCCGGATCATCCCGGAACATCAGCGCCTCCGCGGCGTCTGCGGGGCCGACGGCGACCTGGTCGTCGCCAGGAACCTGCTGGACATGATCGCCACCGGTGCGGCGGCGCACTCTGACCACGGCCGCGAGATCGTGGAGACCCTGTATAAGGCCGCCCGGGGAGAGGCCGAAGGCTATGTGATCAGCGATCCCGCGAAACTCCGGCGTATCGCGGAGGAGTACGGCATCGATACCGGCGAGCGGGGCGATGCCGCCGTTGCGGGCGATGTCGCCCTCGCCATGCTCGAAGAGTTCGGGACGGTGAAAAACGCGATCCAGTTCGTGCAGCGGGCGCCGCCGCAGACCCTCGAATGCTGGGAGGCGGCCGGGATCACGCCCAGGAGCGTGGACCGCGAGATCGTGGAGGCGATGCACCGCGTCCAGATGGGTGTGGGGGCCGACTACGCCACCGTCCTCCTGCAGGGGCTGCGGGCCTCACTCGGCGACGGCTGGGGCGGCTCCCTGATGGCGACCGAGACCTCTGACATCCTATTCGGGACGCCCGCGGTGAACACCTCGAAGGTGAACCTCGCCGTGCTGAAGGACGACCAGGTGAACATCGCCCTCCACGGCCACAACCCGGTGCTCTCCGAGATGATCGTGCGGGCGGCGCGCGAACCCGAAATGCTTGCGCTTGCCGAAGAGGCCGGCTCCGAGGGGATCAACCTGGTCGGGCTCTGCTGCACCGGCAACGAACTCCTGATGCGCAAGGGGATCCCGCAGGCCGGCAACCACCTCAACCAGGAGCTGATCATCGCCACCGGGGCGCTTGAAGTGATGATCGTCGATTACCAGTGCATCTTCCCGTCCCTGCCCAGGACGGCGAGCTGTTTCCACACCCACATCGTCTCCACGAGCCCGAAGTCGAAGGTGCCGGGCTCGCTCTACTATCCCTTCTACCCCGAATCGGCGCTTGAGACGGCACGGGAGATCGTCGGTCTGGCGGTCGCGAACTTCCCGAACCGCGAGCCCGGCAAGGTGCTCATTCCCGGAGAGCCGGTGGAGGCGATGACAGGGTTCTCGGTGGAGGCGATCGGCCACCTCTTCGGCGGGTTCAAACCGGTCATCGACGCGATCGCCGAGGGCTCCATTCTCGGCGCCGCCGGCGTCGTCGGCTGCAACAACCCGAAGGTGCGCCAGGACGAGGGGCACGTCACTCTCACGAAGGAGCTGATCAGGCGGGGCATCCTGGTGGTCGAGACCGGGTGTGCCGCCATCGCCTCGGGGAAGGCCGGTCTTCTTCGTCCGGAGGCGGCCTCCCTCGCCGCCCCCGGCCTTGCGAATGTCTGCCGGACGTTCGGGATCCCGCCGGTGCTCCACATGGGCTCGTGCGTCGACTGCTCCCGGATCCTGGTGCTTGCCGCCGGGCTGGCGCGTGAACTCGGCGTGGGCATCCACCAGCTCCCGATCGCCGGCGCCGCCCCGGAGTGGTATTCCCAGAAAGCGGTCTCCATCGCCTCCTACTTCGTGGCCTCGGGCGTTTTTACGGTCCTCGGGGTGATGCCGAAGATCACGGGGAGCGGGAACGTCGTCGATCTCCTTACCCGGGGGCTCAACGATCTCGTCCACGCCTCATTTGCAGTCGAGCCCGATCCGGTGCGGGCGGCCGACCTCATCGAGGCGCACATCAGGGAAAGGCGTAGCGGGCTCGGGATCTGA
- a CDS encoding ABC transporter permease — translation MSDIGVSLFLASRSIRRGNRGTFVLTVMIIALVFVNLVFLPSIISGVVEIFNRQSIDYTYGNLVVEPKENDLYIDDVAALKRKIDRVPGVAGSSPHIQVGATFTYKGKAIPGTVVAFTPQYEKEVTTLHTAVTSGDFLSDGDRDRIVLGVLLAGEEDESKDRIESLGGVKVGDSVLVTFVNGETREMRVKGIIETMAVQADRQAYITTAEMEDVLGISDRANQVLVRTAEEGNEEEMKVALMRFGVQETIKTYEEKAQGFVTDAIRSFDIINAISTVVSLVIAVVVVFIVIFISTVGKRKQIGILKAIGIDERIIVNSYVIQVAVIASLGTVVGLAFTALLTLYLTANPLIFPGGAVRPVLEAGQILRSIAGLFVVSLVSGYIPAWKTAQEPILDAVRG, via the coding sequence ATGTCCGATATCGGCGTCTCCCTCTTCCTTGCGTCCCGTTCGATCCGGCGGGGGAACAGGGGGACCTTCGTCCTCACCGTCATGATCATCGCCCTGGTCTTCGTGAACCTCGTCTTTCTCCCCTCCATCATCTCCGGTGTCGTCGAGATCTTCAACAGGCAGTCGATCGACTACACCTACGGCAACCTGGTCGTCGAACCGAAGGAGAACGACCTCTATATCGACGACGTCGCCGCCCTGAAGAGGAAGATCGACCGCGTCCCCGGCGTCGCAGGGTCGTCCCCTCATATCCAGGTCGGCGCCACCTTCACCTACAAGGGGAAGGCGATCCCCGGCACAGTCGTCGCCTTCACGCCGCAGTACGAGAAGGAGGTGACCACCCTTCATACCGCCGTCACGTCGGGTGACTTCCTCTCCGACGGGGACAGGGACAGGATCGTCCTCGGCGTTCTCCTTGCCGGCGAGGAGGACGAGTCGAAGGACAGGATCGAGTCCCTCGGCGGCGTGAAGGTCGGCGACTCCGTGCTCGTCACCTTCGTGAACGGGGAGACGCGGGAGATGCGGGTGAAGGGTATCATCGAGACGATGGCGGTCCAGGCAGACAGGCAGGCCTATATCACCACTGCTGAGATGGAAGACGTCCTCGGCATCTCCGACCGGGCCAACCAGGTCCTGGTCCGCACCGCGGAGGAAGGGAACGAGGAGGAGATGAAGGTCGCCCTCATGCGTTTCGGCGTCCAGGAGACGATCAAGACCTACGAGGAGAAGGCGCAGGGCTTCGTGACCGACGCCATCCGGAGCTTCGACATCATCAACGCGATCTCGACCGTAGTCTCTCTCGTCATTGCCGTCGTCGTCGTCTTCATCGTCATATTCATCAGCACGGTGGGCAAGCGCAAGCAGATCGGGATCCTCAAGGCGATCGGGATAGACGAGCGGATCATCGTCAACTCCTATGTGATCCAGGTGGCGGTCATCGCCTCTCTCGGGACGGTCGTCGGCCTCGCCTTTACCGCTCTCCTCACCCTGTACCTCACCGCGAACCCCCTCATCTTTCCCGGCGGCGCCGTCAGACCGGTGCTCGAAGCCGGGCAGATCCTCCGGAGCATAGCGGGCCTCTTTGTCGTTTCTCTTGTCTCCGGCTATATCCCCGCATGGAAGACGGCGCAGGAACCGATCCTGGACGCGGTGAGGGGATAG
- a CDS encoding DUF475 domain-containing protein, translating to MLDLFAILLTIAGLCLFETISSIDNAIINAEVLGTMGERARRWFLVWGLLFAVFVVRGVLPWLIVWATTPSLGPIGALTATFSNDPAVIAAIEDSAPILLIGGGTFLLFLFLHWLFLEPKEFGIRGERYFAEKGVWFYAAVSVTLAAIVWFALGVRPLMAFGAVMGSTAFFIVQGFRMNADLKEQQLKEQHLSDISKICYLEVIDATFSIDGVLGAFAFTLSVPLIIIGNGLGAFVVRELTIRNVDQIKRYVFLKNGAMYSILCLGAIMLLDAFGFHIPSFVSPVITFGVVGYFLYKSVKFARYMDLRHGN from the coding sequence ATGCTCGACCTCTTCGCCATTCTCCTCACGATCGCCGGTCTCTGTCTCTTCGAGACGATCTCGTCGATCGACAATGCGATCATCAACGCCGAGGTGCTCGGCACGATGGGGGAGAGGGCGCGGCGGTGGTTCCTCGTCTGGGGCCTCCTCTTTGCGGTCTTCGTCGTGCGAGGCGTCCTGCCCTGGCTCATCGTCTGGGCGACGACACCCTCCCTCGGCCCCATCGGCGCCCTGACCGCCACCTTCTCCAACGACCCGGCGGTCATCGCCGCGATCGAGGACTCGGCGCCCATCCTCCTCATCGGCGGCGGCACCTTCCTCCTCTTTCTCTTCCTTCACTGGCTCTTTCTCGAGCCCAAGGAGTTCGGCATCCGGGGCGAACGCTACTTCGCGGAGAAAGGGGTCTGGTTCTATGCCGCCGTCTCGGTGACCCTCGCCGCCATCGTCTGGTTCGCCCTCGGGGTGCGGCCCCTCATGGCCTTCGGGGCCGTCATGGGCTCGACGGCCTTCTTCATCGTCCAGGGCTTCAGGATGAACGCCGACCTGAAGGAGCAGCAGCTCAAGGAGCAGCACCTCTCCGACATCAGCAAGATCTGCTACCTCGAAGTGATAGACGCCACCTTCTCCATCGACGGCGTCCTCGGCGCCTTCGCGTTCACCCTCTCCGTCCCCCTCATCATCATCGGCAACGGCCTCGGCGCCTTTGTGGTGCGGGAACTCACCATCAGGAACGTCGACCAGATCAAGCGCTATGTCTTCCTCAAGAACGGTGCGATGTACTCCATCCTCTGTCTGGGCGCGATCATGCTCCTCGACGCCTTCGGCTTCCACATCCCGTCCTTCGTCTCGCCGGTGATCACCTTCGGCGTCGTCGGCTACTTCCTCTACAAGTCGGTCAAGTTCGCCCGGTACATGGACCTGCGGCACGGGAATTAA
- a CDS encoding DUF6141 family protein: MVRNDVAASPVLYRERQHFTQIWMWAILALIAGVAWWGAVQQLLLGVPFGNRPAPDWAMALIALVFGVLFPLFFAALHLTLEVRGDGIAYRFFPLHIGFRLIPAEEIERLEACTYRPMAEFGGWGIRWGAGGWRAYTTGGDRGVRVYLRDGRKILFGSHDPEGFVAAVEGRRR, translated from the coding sequence ATGGTGCGAAACGACGTCGCCGCCTCCCCGGTCCTCTACCGGGAGAGGCAGCACTTCACCCAGATCTGGATGTGGGCGATCCTCGCCCTCATTGCAGGGGTCGCCTGGTGGGGGGCGGTCCAGCAGTTGCTCCTCGGTGTCCCCTTCGGGAACAGGCCGGCGCCGGACTGGGCGATGGCGCTCATCGCCCTCGTCTTCGGGGTGCTCTTCCCCCTCTTCTTTGCCGCCCTCCACCTCACTCTGGAGGTGCGGGGGGACGGGATCGCCTACCGCTTCTTCCCTCTCCATATCGGTTTCAGGCTGATCCCCGCGGAGGAGATCGAACGCCTGGAGGCCTGCACCTACCGCCCCATGGCAGAGTTCGGCGGATGGGGCATCAGGTGGGGCGCCGGGGGATGGCGGGCCTATACGACCGGGGGCGACCGCGGGGTGCGGGTGTACCTGCGGGACGGGAGAAAGATCCTCTTTGGCAGTCACGACCCTGAGGGTTTTGTCGCGGCGGTGGAGGGGAGACGGAGGTAA
- a CDS encoding pyridoxamine 5'-phosphate oxidase family protein — protein sequence MRRTDREITDRAEIEAVLNEAVYATFALCDGDEPYAVPLNFAYHDGIVYVHSACEGRKVDILGRNPSVCFSAVVGAELTPAGTPCVWDMRYRSVNGSGTAEVVGDPAEKAWALNLLMRKYSGKGDHVFTESQLAHLAVFRVRVRAMTGKRGMA from the coding sequence ATGCGACGGACTGACAGGGAGATAACGGATCGGGCCGAGATAGAGGCGGTCCTGAACGAGGCGGTCTATGCCACCTTTGCCCTCTGCGACGGGGATGAGCCCTATGCGGTGCCGCTGAACTTCGCCTATCACGATGGAATCGTGTACGTCCATTCGGCTTGCGAGGGGAGAAAGGTGGATATCCTCGGGCGAAACCCGTCGGTCTGTTTCAGTGCGGTCGTCGGCGCAGAACTCACGCCTGCCGGGACTCCGTGTGTTTGGGATATGCGCTACCGCAGCGTGAACGGTTCGGGGACCGCGGAGGTCGTTGGCGATCCCGCCGAGAAGGCATGGGCCCTGAACCTGCTCATGAGGAAATACTCGGGGAAGGGCGACCATGTCTTCACCGAGAGCCAGCTTGCCCATCTCGCCGTGTTCAGGGTCAGGGTCCGCGCCATGACCGGGAAGCGGGGGATGGCCTGA
- a CDS encoding MFS transporter, translating to MASGAASHAVPGTAEELSRRLVRESPASGTNTYRKLVLILGLAGFVSAADNWFVSPALPAIALGFGVSVAVAGTILTAYMIPYGFMQPIYGFFSDGRSKVKLLRVIVFGLAIGTAGSALSNSLTILCAWRVLTGFFAAGIIAVSLSLIGDTVPHAEQQTYVGRFMGIVFAGQGLSSGLGCVLIQSLDWRGAFLFFAVVALCATALLYTLPAGPSQVRREDARFLPQCRRALFSPEGKVIFPLAFLVGFLVLGIYGYLGSFLHEYLDLSYMQSGAVVMFYGFACLFGGSKIGALAKKIGKKEVVLAGECFAVIAAVLLCSTSWYPSWQIALAATICLGLGYISVQSTLATIALDITAGATGLPSGLIGLGLFCGGGLGSMAGGLLLLQGTYQTIWISFGAMLVVLLPLTAKLRTE from the coding sequence ATGGCGAGCGGTGCTGCTTCGCATGCTGTTCCCGGGACTGCTGAAGAATTGTCCCGGCGACTGGTGAGGGAGTCTCCGGCTTCCGGCACAAATACGTACAGGAAGCTGGTGCTGATCCTCGGGCTCGCAGGGTTTGTGTCGGCTGCGGACAACTGGTTCGTGTCTCCGGCGCTTCCCGCGATCGCTCTGGGGTTCGGCGTTTCGGTCGCCGTTGCCGGCACCATTCTGACGGCATACATGATACCGTACGGTTTTATGCAGCCGATATACGGCTTTTTCAGCGACGGTCGGAGCAAGGTGAAACTTCTGCGGGTCATCGTCTTCGGGCTTGCGATCGGGACCGCAGGCAGTGCCTTATCGAATTCTCTGACGATATTGTGTGCCTGGCGCGTGCTCACGGGCTTTTTCGCCGCCGGAATCATCGCCGTGTCCCTCTCCCTCATCGGCGACACGGTGCCTCATGCCGAGCAGCAGACCTATGTGGGCCGGTTCATGGGGATCGTCTTTGCGGGACAGGGGTTGAGTTCTGGTCTTGGTTGCGTGTTGATTCAGTCTCTGGACTGGCGCGGGGCATTCCTTTTTTTCGCGGTCGTGGCGTTGTGTGCGACGGCGCTTCTGTATACGCTGCCGGCCGGCCCCTCTCAGGTCCGCAGGGAAGACGCTCGCTTCCTTCCCCAGTGCAGACGTGCGCTCTTTTCACCTGAGGGAAAGGTGATCTTCCCGCTGGCATTTCTCGTCGGGTTTCTGGTGCTCGGCATCTACGGTTACCTGGGCTCGTTCCTTCATGAATACCTCGATCTGAGCTATATGCAGTCTGGAGCCGTCGTCATGTTCTATGGGTTTGCCTGTCTTTTCGGCGGTTCGAAGATCGGGGCGCTGGCGAAAAAAATCGGGAAAAAGGAGGTCGTGCTCGCGGGTGAATGTTTTGCGGTGATCGCGGCCGTACTGCTGTGCTCGACCTCCTGGTATCCGTCCTGGCAGATTGCGCTGGCGGCGACGATCTGCCTGGGCCTGGGTTATATCTCGGTCCAGTCCACGCTGGCGACGATCGCACTCGACATCACCGCCGGTGCCACCGGACTTCCGTCCGGGCTGATCGGCCTGGGGCTTTTCTGCGGCGGCGGGCTGGGCAGCATGGCAGGAGGCCTGCTGCTTTTGCAGGGGACCTATCAGACGATCTGGATCTCCTTCGGAGCGATGCTCGTGGTTTTACTCCCTCTCACGGCGAAATTGAGGACCGAATAA
- a CDS encoding ABC transporter ATP-binding protein, which translates to MIVVRDLTRTYMLGKVPVRALRGVSFTIERGEFVGIMGASGSGKSTLLHAMGLLDVPTAGTITIDGTDVLALSGREKTRFRLNRLGYVFQDYALIPELTVEENVVLPCLVRGVPREECLGLSREVLRDVGLEGRMDHRPAELSGGEQQRVAIARALVNRPSILFADEPCANLDSATSTTILDLFARLNEEFGQTIVMVTHEDWHIRYFCRVIYLRDGLVEKEEPCRTKNGRRASPDRETAVDDDRLPGDIGGGV; encoded by the coding sequence ATGATCGTCGTCCGCGACCTCACAAGGACGTACATGCTCGGGAAGGTGCCTGTCCGCGCCCTGCGGGGAGTCTCCTTCACCATCGAGAGGGGGGAGTTCGTCGGGATCATGGGGGCGAGCGGGTCGGGGAAGTCCACCCTCCTCCACGCGATGGGACTCCTCGATGTCCCGACCGCGGGCACGATCACGATCGATGGGACGGACGTCCTCGCTCTATCCGGGAGGGAGAAGACGCGGTTCCGGCTGAACAGACTGGGTTATGTCTTCCAGGACTATGCCCTCATCCCCGAACTGACGGTGGAGGAGAACGTCGTCCTCCCCTGCCTGGTGCGGGGCGTGCCCCGCGAGGAGTGCCTCGGCCTGAGCAGGGAGGTCCTCCGGGACGTCGGCCTGGAGGGGCGGATGGACCACCGTCCCGCCGAACTCTCCGGCGGCGAGCAGCAGAGGGTGGCGATCGCACGGGCGCTGGTGAACAGGCCGTCCATCCTCTTTGCCGACGAACCCTGCGCGAACCTCGACTCGGCGACATCGACGACGATCCTGGACCTCTTCGCACGCCTGAACGAGGAGTTCGGGCAGACGATCGTGATGGTGACCCACGAGGACTGGCATATCAGGTACTTCTGCCGGGTGATCTACCTCCGCGACGGCCTGGTCGAGAAGGAAGAACCGTGCAGGACGAAAAATGGGCGGCGTGCCTCACCGGATCGAGAGACCGCCGTCGACGACGATCGCCTGCCCGGTGACATAGGAGGCGGCGTCTGA
- a CDS encoding glucose 1-dehydrogenase, which yields MGTRYEEFKNRVALVTGGSSGIGRATAAAFAAEGARVVIGSRHHETGEQAAAMIRDAGGEALWIRADVSRDEDVESLVAAVTDTFGRIDYAFNAAGVSGAIRFIPMQSGGDFDSTVGTNLKGVFLSLKYEIPAMVQHGGGAIVNISAVSGIFGSPGASIYAATKSANLALTRAAALEFAGSGIRVNAVCPGVIQTEGLDRAWQTIPGVSIEGAKKQAMQEVPAGRLGRPGEVAAAVLWLCSDAASYVTGQAIVVDGGLSIR from the coding sequence ATGGGCACAAGATACGAAGAGTTCAAGAACCGGGTCGCCCTCGTCACCGGGGGGAGTTCGGGGATCGGGCGGGCTACAGCAGCCGCCTTCGCCGCGGAGGGGGCGCGGGTCGTGATCGGGAGCCGCCACCACGAGACAGGGGAGCAGGCGGCGGCGATGATCCGGGACGCCGGCGGGGAGGCGCTCTGGATCAGGGCCGACGTATCCAGAGACGAGGACGTCGAGAGTCTCGTCGCCGCAGTGACAGACACGTTCGGCAGGATCGACTACGCCTTCAATGCCGCCGGGGTTTCCGGCGCCATACGGTTCATCCCGATGCAGAGCGGCGGCGACTTCGACAGCACCGTCGGGACAAACCTGAAAGGGGTCTTCCTCTCCCTGAAGTACGAGATCCCGGCGATGGTCCAGCACGGCGGGGGGGCGATCGTGAACATCTCGGCCGTCTCCGGCATTTTCGGGTCGCCCGGGGCCTCGATCTATGCGGCGACGAAGAGCGCGAACCTCGCCCTCACGCGTGCGGCCGCACTGGAATTTGCCGGGTCAGGGATACGGGTCAATGCCGTCTGTCCGGGCGTCATCCAGACAGAGGGGCTTGATCGGGCATGGCAGACGATCCCGGGCGTCTCCATCGAGGGGGCGAAGAAGCAGGCCATGCAGGAGGTCCCGGCCGGACGCCTGGGGCGTCCCGGCGAGGTGGCCGCCGCCGTCCTCTGGCTCTGCTCAGACGCCGCCTCCTATGTCACCGGGCAGGCGATCGTCGTCGACGGCGGTCTCTCGATCCGGTGA
- a CDS encoding aminotransferase-like domain-containing protein — protein MEYHFADRMYHAPESFIEELFRVSGVPGVISFAGGLPDAALIDVEGIRKAASVVMEEEGACALQYSTTDGYLPLREFIAARYRRRLGIPADADDIQIVNGSQQCLDLMAKIFLNPGDAVGVEGPGYLGAIEAFSLYEPAIHAVPLQEDGPDLDAFAALVRDHAPKYFYGIPNSQNPSGLTYSEEKRKAIAGILEGTGTVFYEDDAFGELFFDHRPRLPVKKYLPDGAVLSGSFSKTVAPGMRIGWILAPAPVLKQFNVAKQAADLHSNVLCQMILHRYLTETDLDAHVRRISAVYGGRCRLMCDLLDDGFPTGVTHTTPQGGMFMTVCLPDSVSAMDVFHEGVRQGVAVLPGVPFYANGGGESTIRLNFSCANEDSIKEGMARLARVVRGFV, from the coding sequence ATGGAATACCATTTTGCAGACCGGATGTATCATGCTCCTGAATCGTTTATCGAAGAACTCTTCCGGGTCTCGGGCGTTCCCGGCGTCATCTCGTTCGCCGGGGGACTCCCCGACGCCGCCCTCATCGACGTGGAGGGGATCAGAAAAGCCGCCTCTGTGGTGATGGAGGAGGAGGGGGCCTGCGCCCTCCAGTACTCGACGACAGACGGCTACCTCCCTCTGCGGGAGTTCATCGCCGCACGCTACCGCCGGCGCCTCGGGATCCCTGCGGACGCCGACGACATCCAGATCGTCAACGGATCGCAGCAGTGCCTCGACCTGATGGCAAAGATCTTCCTCAACCCCGGCGACGCCGTCGGCGTGGAGGGGCCGGGGTACCTCGGCGCCATCGAGGCGTTCTCCCTCTACGAACCTGCGATCCATGCCGTTCCCCTCCAAGAGGACGGTCCGGACCTCGACGCCTTCGCGGCGCTCGTCAGGGACCATGCCCCCAAATATTTTTATGGCATCCCGAACTCCCAGAACCCGTCGGGCCTCACCTACTCCGAGGAAAAGAGGAAGGCGATCGCCGGGATCCTCGAAGGGACCGGGACGGTCTTCTACGAAGACGACGCCTTCGGCGAACTTTTCTTCGACCACCGCCCGCGCCTCCCGGTGAAGAAGTACCTCCCGGACGGTGCTGTGCTCTCCGGTTCGTTCTCGAAGACCGTCGCTCCGGGCATGCGGATCGGGTGGATCCTCGCTCCGGCGCCTGTCCTCAAACAGTTCAATGTAGCGAAGCAGGCGGCCGACCTCCACTCCAACGTCCTCTGCCAGATGATCCTTCACCGCTACCTGACAGAGACCGACCTCGACGCGCATGTGAGGCGGATCTCCGCGGTGTACGGCGGGCGCTGCCGCCTGATGTGCGACCTCCTCGACGATGGTTTCCCGACCGGGGTCACCCACACGACACCGCAGGGCGGGATGTTCATGACGGTTTGCCTGCCTGACAGCGTCTCGGCGATGGACGTCTTCCACGAAGGTGTCAGGCAGGGCGTCGCCGTCCTGCCCGGCGTCCCCTTCTACGCAAACGGCGGCGGGGAGAGCACCATCCGCCTGAACTTCTCCTGCGCCAACGAGGACAGTATCAAGGAGGGGATGGCGCGGCTCGCCCGGGTGGTCCGGGGTTTCGTGTGA